The genomic segment TCCCTGACGGTGTTGCAAACGATCTTGTAAAATATCCATCGGTGCTGTACATTCAATAATTTGTAAGGGTAATTGATGAGTATTACAAGTTTCTATCACTTCTCCCCGTCGTTCTTGTTGATCATATTTGGCATCTAAAATTACCCAAAATCCTTGTTTTGCTAATAATAATCCTAACTCTAATAATCGTTTATAAGTCTTTTCTGTCATTTCTGGGGTATAGATTTCTTCTCCTCCTTTTTCATACAGGGGAACATTTGCTAAATGTTTTCGCACTGCATCAGAACGAATATGAATCGCATTTAATCGTTTTGATAATTTGCGGGCGGTTGTGCTTTTTCCAGACCCCGATAACCCGGACATCATCACCATTCCTCCTGAAGATCTGCGAGTATATTGCCATGCTAATTTATAATATTGAGTAGCTTCTTGTTTTGCTATTTCTTTTTGTTCTTCAGCAACGGCTGGATCATCTAAAATTAAAGAATTAACTTTGGCTCTAACATAAGCTTGACGAGTTAAATAAAAAGGTAATAATTGTAATCCTTCCCAATCTCCGGTTTGTTCAATATAAGTATTTAAAAATCGATTTCCTAAATCCGTCCGTCCTCGTCCTTCTAAATCCATGACCACAAAAGCGACATCATAAATCACATCCACAAAGCGAAATTCTTGATTAAATTCAATCCGATCAAACAGTAAAATTTTATCCTGATAAATACAAATATTTTTTAAATGCAAATCGCCATGACATTCTCGAATCCATCGGTTTTCAATCCGACTTTTAAAAATAGCGTCATGGGTTTCAAAAAAGTGATCTGTGTATTGTTTGGTTTGTTCATATTGTTCTTGAGTTTGACAACAGCCAATATATTTTTGTGTTTTTTGATAATTTCCATCAATGGAATGACGAATTTGAGCAATTTCTCCAAATTTGAGAATCTCATCATTCGTTGGACAACTTTGATGGAATTCAGCAACAACTTTTCCTAACTCTTCCATCTCGTTTGTTGTCAATTTATCCTGTGCAAATAAATTGATCAATAAATCTTCTTCTGGAAACTGACGCATTTTTAAAGCATATTCAACAGCAGAGTTTTGATTATCCCCGAATTGAAAGCGATCGCCGATTTCTATAATCGGTACAACCTCTAAATACAATTCTGGTGCTTGTTGCTGGTTCATTTGTAATTCTTGTTCACAAAAATAG from the Planktothrix tepida PCC 9214 genome contains:
- a CDS encoding AAA family ATPase produces the protein MTDSALPRLIQQMLEPDFYLHPVQEPIQLLQTHISFIVLTGEYVYKLKKIVDFGFLDYSTLEKRRYFCEQELQMNQQQAPELYLEVVPIIEIGDRFQFGDNQNSAVEYALKMRQFPEEDLLINLFAQDKLTTNEMEELGKVVAEFHQSCPTNDEILKFGEIAQIRHSIDGNYQKTQKYIGCCQTQEQYEQTKQYTDHFFETHDAIFKSRIENRWIRECHGDLHLKNICIYQDKILLFDRIEFNQEFRFVDVIYDVAFVVMDLEGRGRTDLGNRFLNTYIEQTGDWEGLQLLPFYLTRQAYVRAKVNSLILDDPAVAEEQKEIAKQEATQYYKLAWQYTRRSSGGMVMMSGLSGSGKSTTARKLSKRLNAIHIRSDAVRKHLANVPLYEKGGEEIYTPEMTEKTYKRLLELGLLLAKQGFWVILDAKYDQQERRGEVIETCNTHQLPLQIIECTAPMDILQDRLQHRQGDIADATVDLLTSQQAKAQPFTDYEKNYLTTIDTTQNIDQQWKKLY